One segment of Candidatus Babeliales bacterium DNA contains the following:
- a CDS encoding DNA translocase FtsK, translating into MKKIAYVFINNIKQTALFFLLITFSVIFSIILLSFHPQDPSPFFISSEPQSIQNLFGYWGASVAAFLFFLFGTAAFLLIPLLLFITYICFFGDMKIEWDRLCALVALIFVSAAIGARLRAMLIPHAFAPGGVIGDLFVKSLSYIFDDPMIPIFLYSGLLICCVLLTRFTLISAISWLNSKSHYLKISAYYSYVVLKTIAFQCMYAIKTIKKLFIDSDKLTESWEESDFDIIIKEELQSMQEEDIWSTFEPVMRGQSDEIDQEITVKQEEMTQELGENIQEEKIEKKQQKNKYTLPPLTLCKLQRKTLTDSEQKKELEQLAQVLEEKLARFGIAGQVTSIKIGPVVTLFEYQPHIDSKISKIIALEDDLALALQATSIRIIAPIPGTSVVGFEVANKSRNLVHLSTILHSAEFSSFNGKLPLVLGVDTVGKTVITDLTTLPHVLIAGSTGSGKSVAMNVILTSLLYRCMPEYLKLILIDPKRLEFAPYADIPHLLFPIVTNPKEAGPVLQWVVRTMEERYEIMATCGVRNIADYNKIAEKKDDFESFPFIVVMIDELADLMMVAGKEIEERIARIAQMARAAGIHLIVATQRPSVDVLTGIIKANFPSRISFKVATKIDSRTILDAIGADKLLGKGDMLYLDMSSHLCRIHGPYISDDEVEQIASFTRAQKKAEYLDLSEVVKTENHELLDADQELYEQVLCFVQSIDEISISLLQRRFRIGYNRSARMIDLLEMQGIIMPSQGGKTRKVIR; encoded by the coding sequence AAGATCCTTCACCTTTTTTTATATCAAGTGAACCACAGTCTATTCAAAATCTATTCGGTTATTGGGGGGCAAGTGTAGCCGCTTTTCTTTTTTTTCTTTTTGGTACCGCTGCATTTTTATTAATACCATTGCTTTTATTTATTACCTATATCTGTTTTTTTGGAGACATGAAAATCGAATGGGATCGGTTATGTGCGCTTGTTGCTTTGATTTTTGTTAGTGCCGCTATTGGTGCACGCTTGCGTGCAATGTTAATACCGCACGCATTCGCACCAGGTGGGGTAATTGGAGATTTATTTGTAAAAAGTTTGTCATATATATTTGATGATCCAATGATTCCAATTTTTCTTTATAGTGGATTGTTGATTTGTTGTGTATTATTGACACGATTTACCTTAATCTCTGCCATTTCTTGGTTAAATAGCAAAAGTCATTATCTAAAAATCAGTGCTTATTATAGTTATGTTGTTTTAAAAACAATTGCTTTTCAATGTATGTATGCCATTAAAACTATTAAAAAACTATTTATAGATTCAGATAAATTAACCGAATCATGGGAAGAATCTGATTTTGATATAATTATAAAAGAAGAATTGCAAAGCATGCAGGAGGAAGATATCTGGAGCACTTTTGAGCCTGTTATGCGAGGTCAATCTGATGAAATTGATCAAGAAATAACCGTTAAGCAAGAAGAAATGACTCAAGAACTTGGTGAAAATATTCAAGAAGAAAAGATAGAAAAAAAACAACAGAAAAATAAATATACATTACCACCGTTAACATTATGTAAATTACAGCGCAAAACATTAACTGATTCGGAGCAAAAAAAAGAATTAGAACAATTGGCACAAGTGCTTGAGGAAAAATTAGCACGCTTTGGTATTGCAGGGCAAGTTACTTCCATCAAAATTGGACCAGTTGTTACACTTTTTGAATATCAGCCACATATCGATTCAAAAATAAGTAAAATTATAGCGCTCGAAGATGATTTAGCACTTGCCTTACAAGCGACCAGCATTCGTATTATTGCCCCAATTCCTGGAACATCGGTCGTAGGCTTTGAGGTTGCCAACAAGTCACGAAATTTAGTGCATTTATCCACTATTTTACATTCAGCTGAATTTTCATCATTTAATGGCAAATTACCATTGGTGCTCGGTGTTGATACGGTTGGTAAAACGGTGATAACTGATTTAACTACTTTACCCCACGTGCTTATTGCTGGTTCTACTGGATCGGGCAAATCGGTGGCTATGAATGTTATTTTAACCAGTTTATTATATCGCTGTATGCCTGAATACTTAAAACTTATTTTAATTGATCCGAAACGGCTTGAATTTGCGCCGTATGCTGATATTCCTCATTTACTATTCCCTATTGTAACTAATCCAAAAGAGGCGGGGCCAGTATTACAATGGGTGGTGCGTACTATGGAAGAACGATACGAAATAATGGCAACCTGTGGCGTACGTAATATCGCAGATTATAATAAAATTGCAGAAAAAAAAGATGATTTTGAATCATTTCCTTTTATTGTAGTCATGATTGATGAACTTGCCGATCTTATGATGGTTGCAGGAAAAGAAATTGAAGAGCGGATTGCGCGTATTGCACAAATGGCTCGTGCTGCCGGCATTCATTTAATAGTTGCTACACAACGACCGTCAGTGGATGTATTAACTGGTATTATTAAAGCAAATTTTCCAAGCCGTATTTCATTCAAAGTGGCAACTAAAATTGATTCTCGTACCATTTTGGATGCAATTGGCGCCGATAAATTACTTGGCAAAGGTGATATGTTATATCTTGATATGTCTTCTCATTTGTGCCGCATTCATGGACCTTATATTTCTGATGATGAAGTTGAACAAATTGCTTCATTTACTCGTGCTCAAAAAAAAGCTGAATATTTAGACTTATCTGAAGTAGTAAAAACTGAAAACCATGAATTATTAGATGCCGATCAAGAACTTTACGAGCAAGTGTTATGCTTTGTACAATCGATTGATGAAATATCGATTTCATTATTACAGCGTCGTTTTAGAATCGGTTATAACCGTTCAGCCCGTATGATCGATTTACTTGAAATGCAAGGAATTATTATGCCTAGCCAAGGTGGCAAAACACGTAAAGTAATTCGATAA